From a region of the Pseudomonadaceae bacterium SI-3 genome:
- a CDS encoding cytochrome-c oxidase, whose amino-acid sequence MWFFILAELTVFAILILAFAVTQVLNPELFSQSRAALDSSMGLALTLSLLTSGLFAALAVEQVRAARPGRGALLLVAALATSCVYVVLKLNEYGHLSSMGLGLEHNTFFTLYWILTGFHFLHVLLGMVILGWMAMRCQRGLYTAADCAGLESGVLYWHMVDMVWVLLFPLVYVIN is encoded by the coding sequence ATGTGGTTCTTTATCCTCGCCGAGTTGACCGTCTTCGCCATCCTGATTCTGGCCTTCGCCGTGACCCAGGTGCTTAACCCAGAGCTGTTCAGCCAGAGCCGCGCAGCGCTGGACAGCTCCATGGGGCTCGCACTGACCCTCAGCCTGCTGACGTCCGGCCTGTTCGCGGCGCTGGCCGTGGAGCAGGTGCGCGCAGCACGGCCTGGGCGAGGGGCGCTACTGCTGGTAGCTGCGTTGGCGACCTCCTGCGTTTACGTCGTGCTCAAGCTCAACGAGTACGGCCATCTGTCATCGATGGGGCTGGGGCTCGAGCACAACACCTTCTTCACCCTGTACTGGATTCTTACCGGCTTTCACTTTCTCCATGTGCTGCTGGGGATGGTGATCCTCGGCTGGATGGCGATGCGTTGCCAGCGCGGCCTTTATACGGCGGCGGACTGCGCGGGCCTGGAATCCGGGGTGCTCTATTGGCACATGGTCGATATGGTCTGGGTGCTGCTGTTCCCGCTGGTCTACGTCATCAACTGA
- a CDS encoding nitrite reductase: MTMSKPILAGFIAGFSMLGLAVAQAAMNPENADAAYKGQASAIDPASAQVVHSPGAPDLNAAEFEQAKEIYFQRCAGCHGVLRKGATGKALTPDITQERGQAYLEALITYGSPAGMPNWGTSNALSKDEITLMAKYIQHTPPTPPEWGMAEMKNSWKVLVKPEDRPKKQMNKLDLPNLFSVTLRDDGKIALIDGKSKEIIKTIDTGYAVHISRMSASGRYLLVIGRDAKIDMIDLWAKEPLKVAEIKVGIEARSVETSKFKGYEDKYVIAGDYWPPQYTIMDGETLEPLQIVSTRGMTVGTQEYHPEPRVAAIIASHEHPEFIVNVKETGKVLLVNYEDIDNLTTTMIGTAPFLHDGGWDVSHRYFMTAANNSNKVAVIDSKERKMAALVDVGKIPHPGRGANFVHPKFGPVWATSHLGDETISLIGTDPDKHPDQAWKVVETLKGQGGGSLFIKTHPKSNHIYLDTTFNPDAKISQSAAVFNIDDLGAGFTVLPIAEWAGVTDGAKRVVQPEYNEAGDEVWFSVWSGQDEQSAIVVVDDKTLKLKKVIKDKRLITPTGKFNVHNTQHDVY; encoded by the coding sequence ATCACTATGAGCAAACCCATACTGGCGGGCTTCATCGCCGGCTTTTCAATGCTCGGACTGGCAGTTGCCCAGGCCGCGATGAATCCAGAAAACGCCGATGCCGCTTACAAGGGCCAAGCCTCCGCTATCGATCCGGCCAGCGCCCAGGTGGTCCATTCGCCCGGTGCACCTGACCTGAACGCCGCCGAATTCGAGCAGGCCAAAGAGATCTATTTCCAGCGCTGCGCCGGCTGCCACGGTGTGCTCCGCAAGGGTGCAACCGGCAAGGCACTGACGCCGGACATTACCCAGGAACGCGGACAGGCCTATCTCGAGGCGCTGATCACTTACGGCTCGCCCGCCGGTATGCCCAACTGGGGCACCTCCAACGCGCTGAGCAAAGACGAAATTACGCTGATGGCCAAGTACATTCAGCACACCCCGCCAACCCCGCCCGAGTGGGGGATGGCCGAGATGAAGAACTCCTGGAAGGTGCTGGTCAAACCCGAAGACCGACCAAAGAAGCAAATGAACAAGCTGGATCTGCCCAACCTGTTCTCCGTCACCCTGCGTGACGACGGCAAGATCGCGCTGATTGATGGCAAGAGCAAAGAAATCATCAAGACCATCGACACCGGCTACGCGGTGCACATCTCACGCATGTCCGCCTCCGGCCGTTATCTGTTGGTGATCGGTCGCGACGCCAAGATCGACATGATCGACCTCTGGGCCAAGGAGCCGCTGAAGGTCGCCGAGATCAAGGTCGGCATCGAAGCCCGCTCGGTCGAGACTTCCAAGTTCAAGGGCTACGAAGACAAGTACGTGATCGCCGGCGACTACTGGCCGCCGCAATACACCATCATGGATGGCGAAACCCTGGAGCCGCTGCAGATCGTCTCGACTCGGGGCATGACCGTGGGCACCCAGGAATACCATCCGGAACCGCGTGTGGCTGCGATCATCGCCTCCCACGAACACCCGGAGTTCATCGTCAACGTCAAGGAAACCGGCAAGGTGCTGCTGGTCAACTACGAGGACATCGACAACCTGACCACCACCATGATCGGCACCGCGCCGTTCCTGCATGACGGCGGCTGGGACGTCAGCCATCGCTACTTCATGACGGCGGCGAACAATTCGAACAAGGTTGCAGTGATCGACTCGAAAGAGCGCAAGATGGCTGCGTTGGTCGATGTGGGCAAAATCCCGCATCCGGGTCGCGGCGCCAACTTCGTGCATCCAAAGTTCGGTCCGGTCTGGGCGACCAGTCACCTGGGCGACGAAACCATTTCGCTGATCGGCACCGATCCGGACAAGCATCCCGATCAGGCCTGGAAAGTGGTCGAAACGCTGAAGGGACAGGGTGGCGGCTCGCTGTTCATCAAGACCCATCCGAAGTCCAACCACATCTATCTGGACACCACCTTCAACCCGGACGCCAAGATCAGCCAATCGGCAGCGGTGTTTAACATCGACGATCTGGGCGCAGGCTTTACCGTGTTGCCAATCGCCGAATGGGCCGGAGTGACAGACGGTGCCAAACGCGTCGTGCAACCGGAGTACAACGAAGCGGGCGACGAGGTCTGGTTCTCCGTCTGGAGTGGCCAGGACGAGCAATCGGCAATCGTCGTGGTCGATGACAAGACGTTAAAGCTGAAAAAGGTGATCAAGGACAAAAGGTTGATTACCCCAACCGGTAAATTTAACGTCCATAACACTCAGCACGACGTGTACTGA
- the cobA gene encoding uroporphyrinogen-III C-methyltransferase, with translation MDQPTTLPASLGATLAPGEVALVGAGPGDPGLLTLRAWSLLQQADAVVYDRLVSDDLMKLIPERCARHYVGKTSGYHSLPQPQINQLLVDLAQQNLRVVRLKGGDPFIFGRGAEELEYLLAHGINGQVVPGITAAAGCSAYAGIPLTHRDLAHSCQFITGHLQEDGALQLPWSSLVEGKQTLVFYMGLASLGEISRNLIAAGLPVDTPAALIGNGTRADQRVVRCTLKQLPSMAQAQQLKPPTLTVIGQVVGLFANQSLEFPARLCAEHSSQEAVLEALCD, from the coding sequence ATGGATCAGCCAACCACTCTCCCCGCTTCCCTTGGCGCGACCCTGGCCCCGGGCGAAGTCGCGCTCGTCGGCGCCGGCCCCGGCGACCCGGGCCTGCTCACCCTGCGTGCCTGGAGCCTGCTCCAGCAAGCCGATGCCGTGGTCTACGACCGCCTCGTCAGCGACGATCTGATGAAGCTGATACCCGAGCGCTGCGCACGCCACTACGTCGGCAAGACCAGCGGCTACCACAGCCTGCCGCAGCCGCAGATCAATCAGCTGCTGGTGGATCTGGCGCAGCAGAACCTCCGCGTGGTGCGCCTCAAGGGCGGCGACCCCTTTATCTTCGGCCGCGGCGCGGAAGAACTCGAATACCTACTCGCCCATGGCATCAACGGTCAGGTGGTGCCAGGCATTACCGCCGCAGCGGGTTGCAGCGCCTATGCCGGGATTCCGCTGACTCACCGCGACCTGGCCCATTCCTGCCAGTTCATCACCGGTCACCTGCAGGAAGACGGCGCTCTACAGCTGCCCTGGAGTAGCCTGGTCGAGGGCAAGCAGACCCTGGTGTTCTACATGGGCCTGGCCAGCCTTGGCGAGATCTCGCGCAACCTGATTGCTGCCGGCCTGCCGGTCGACACCCCCGCCGCGTTGATCGGCAACGGTACCCGCGCCGATCAGCGGGTGGTGCGCTGCACACTGAAACAGCTGCCCTCGATGGCGCAGGCACAACAACTGAAACCTCCTACCTTGACCGTGATAGGGCAAGTGGTCGGCCTATTCGCCAATCAATCACTGGAGTTTCCGGCGCGCCTATGTGCCGAGCACAGTTCACAGGAAGCGGTTCTGGAGGCGTTATGCGACTGA
- a CDS encoding cytochrome c, which produces MGLSLVSLLPFSTALADTPSAARQAQLEHLLVQDCGSCHGLRMTGGLGPALTLDAIAGKPRESLIATVTHGRPGTAMPGWNALLNEQDIAWLVDLLLEGYPTP; this is translated from the coding sequence TTGGGGCTCAGCCTGGTGTCCCTTCTTCCCTTTTCCACTGCCCTGGCCGATACGCCTAGCGCCGCCCGCCAGGCACAGCTCGAACACCTGCTGGTGCAAGACTGCGGCTCTTGCCACGGTCTGCGCATGACCGGCGGCCTCGGCCCCGCACTGACCCTCGACGCCATCGCCGGCAAACCCCGTGAAAGCCTGATCGCCACCGTGACCCACGGTCGGCCCGGCACCGCCATGCCCGGCTGGAACGCGCTGCTCAATGAGCAGGACATCGCCTGGCTGGTCGATTTACTCCTCGAAGGATACCCAACGCCATGA
- a CDS encoding AsnC family protein, which produces MDDLDRRLINRLQLGVPLVRHPWQALAEELDADAAQLRERVQARLDDGTLTRFGPMFDIERLGGAFTLAALSVPEARFDRVAEQLAAMPEVAHNYRREHAWNMWFVLGCATPEGIAQTIARIEAETGLPVLNLPKEETYHVGLHFPV; this is translated from the coding sequence ATGGATGACCTTGACCGGCGCCTGATCAATCGCCTGCAACTCGGCGTGCCGCTGGTCCGCCATCCCTGGCAGGCGCTGGCCGAGGAACTGGATGCCGATGCCGCGCAACTGCGCGAACGCGTTCAGGCGCGGCTCGACGATGGCACCCTGACCCGCTTCGGCCCCATGTTCGACATCGAACGCCTCGGCGGCGCTTTTACCCTTGCCGCACTTTCGGTACCGGAAGCGCGCTTCGACCGCGTCGCAGAGCAACTGGCGGCCATGCCCGAGGTGGCCCACAACTACCGCCGCGAACACGCCTGGAACATGTGGTTTGTGCTCGGCTGCGCGACACCCGAAGGCATCGCCCAGACGATCGCCCGCATCGAAGCCGAGACGGGCCTACCGGTGCTCAACCTGCCCAAGGAGGAGACCTACCATGTCGGCCTGCACTTCCCGGTCTGA
- a CDS encoding cytochrome C biogenesis protein CcsA has product MKKVLIPLLALGGAMVLQPAVAQDGEALFKSKPCAACHSIDAKMVGPALKEVAAKYAGQEGAADLLAGRIKNGTQGNWGPIPMPPNPVTEEEAKTLAEWVLSLK; this is encoded by the coding sequence ATGAAAAAAGTTCTCATCCCACTGCTCGCCCTCGGCGGCGCGATGGTCCTGCAGCCTGCCGTGGCTCAGGACGGTGAAGCGCTGTTCAAGAGCAAGCCCTGCGCGGCCTGCCACAGCATCGACGCCAAGATGGTCGGCCCGGCCCTGAAGGAAGTCGCCGCCAAGTACGCCGGCCAGGAAGGCGCTGCCGATCTGCTCGCCGGGCGCATCAAAAACGGCACCCAGGGTAACTGGGGTCCGATCCCGATGCCGCCAAACCCAGTCACCGAAGAAGAAGCCAAAACCCTCGCCGAGTGGGTTCTGAGCCTCAAGTAA
- a CDS encoding AsnC family protein, with protein MTSLLNDLQALQLRRLLEAGLPLAARPYQVLAERVGASEEAVLEQVRRWSDSGLFRRMGLVIKHRALGFRANAMLVMDIPDECVDEVGRKLGQAAGVNLCYQRPRRLPDWPYNLFCMVHGREREQVCRLIEQMLAENGLYDVPHQLLFSTRAFKQCGGRYAPPASQVAAHG; from the coding sequence ATGACATCACTCCTGAACGACCTCCAGGCATTGCAGTTGCGTCGCCTGCTCGAAGCCGGCCTGCCACTGGCCGCACGTCCTTATCAGGTGCTGGCCGAGCGCGTGGGTGCCAGCGAAGAGGCGGTACTGGAACAGGTCCGGCGCTGGAGTGATAGCGGCTTGTTTCGGCGCATGGGGTTGGTCATCAAACATCGTGCGCTGGGCTTTCGCGCCAATGCCATGCTGGTGATGGATATCCCGGATGAGTGCGTCGACGAGGTCGGCCGCAAACTCGGCCAAGCGGCGGGTGTGAACCTCTGTTACCAACGGCCGAGGCGCTTGCCGGACTGGCCGTACAACCTGTTCTGCATGGTTCACGGTCGTGAGCGTGAGCAGGTCTGCCGGCTGATCGAACAGATGCTCGCCGAGAACGGGCTGTATGACGTTCCGCACCAACTGCTGTTCAGTACCCGGGCGTTCAAGCAGTGCGGCGGGCGTTACGCACCGCCCGCGAGCCAGGTGGCCGCCCATGGATGA
- a CDS encoding protein nirF produces MIRPSLLLAIASLLLGACAEQPLRGTGDLGVVVERASGSLQIVETSGQTRLARIEGLGDLSHASVVFSRDERFAYVFGRDGGLTKVDLLRQRIDKRIIQGGNSIGGAISQDGKLIAVGNYEPGGVKVFDADTLELVADIPATPLADGSRNSRVVGVIDAPGRRFIYSLFDTHETWLLDFSQGNTPQITRFENVGKQPYDALLTPDGRYYIAGLFGEDGMAKIDLWHTARGVERIIDGYGRGEAALPVYKMPHLEGWTVAGNQTFVPAIGHHQVLVMDSQSWKQTDAIDVAGQPVFVMARPDARQIWVNFAHPDNGKVQVIDSETHEIIAQLEPGPAVLHMEFTARGDQLWLSVRDGNEVQVWDPYTLKLLKRLPADSPSGIFFSSRAHETGL; encoded by the coding sequence ATGATCCGTCCGTCTTTGCTGCTCGCCATTGCCAGCCTGTTGCTCGGTGCCTGCGCCGAGCAACCGCTCCGCGGCACCGGCGATCTGGGTGTGGTGGTGGAGCGCGCCAGCGGTAGCTTGCAAATCGTCGAAACCAGTGGTCAGACGCGCTTGGCCCGTATCGAGGGGCTGGGGGACCTGTCCCACGCCTCGGTCGTGTTTTCCCGCGACGAGCGCTTCGCCTATGTGTTCGGTCGTGACGGCGGCCTGACCAAGGTCGACCTGCTGCGCCAACGCATCGACAAGCGCATCATTCAAGGCGGCAACAGCATCGGCGGCGCCATCAGCCAGGACGGCAAGCTGATCGCCGTCGGCAACTACGAGCCCGGCGGCGTCAAGGTCTTCGATGCCGACACGTTGGAGCTGGTGGCCGACATCCCCGCCACGCCGCTGGCCGACGGCAGCCGCAACTCACGCGTGGTTGGCGTCATCGACGCGCCCGGGCGGCGCTTCATCTACAGCCTGTTCGACACCCATGAAACCTGGCTGCTGGATTTCAGCCAGGGCAACACTCCGCAAATCACCCGCTTCGAGAACGTCGGTAAGCAACCCTACGACGCACTGCTGACCCCGGACGGTCGTTACTACATCGCCGGCCTGTTCGGCGAGGACGGCATGGCCAAGATCGACCTCTGGCACACCGCCCGCGGTGTCGAGCGGATCATCGACGGCTACGGCCGTGGCGAGGCAGCACTGCCGGTCTACAAGATGCCGCACCTCGAGGGCTGGACGGTCGCCGGCAACCAGACCTTCGTTCCGGCCATCGGTCATCACCAGGTGCTGGTGATGGATTCACAAAGCTGGAAGCAGACCGATGCCATCGATGTCGCCGGCCAACCCGTGTTCGTCATGGCGCGCCCGGACGCCCGTCAGATCTGGGTTAACTTCGCCCACCCGGACAACGGCAAGGTGCAGGTGATCGACAGCGAAACCCACGAAATCATCGCCCAGCTGGAACCCGGACCGGCCGTGCTGCACATGGAATTCACCGCCCGTGGCGACCAGCTCTGGCTGTCGGTGCGCGACGGCAACGAGGTGCAAGTCTGGGACCCCTATACGCTGAAGCTCCTCAAGCGCCTGCCGGCCGACAGCCCGAGCGGTATTTTCTTCAGCAGCCGCGCGCACGAAACGGGGTTGTGA
- a CDS encoding nitrite reductase — MSACTSRSDPSDAPESMELTKRLVELTEAGLPLVDDPWAWLAERLGTSIEVTLELLQRLQTEGAIRRIAAVPNHYRLGYRHNGMTVWDVDDAEIARLGPLIGSQAFVSHCYRRPRQPGWHYNLFAMVHGRSADEIEAYRAEIRQLLGSACRAEDMLVSSRILKKTGLRVSSRR; from the coding sequence ATGTCGGCCTGCACTTCCCGGTCTGACCCGTCAGACGCACCCGAATCGATGGAACTGACGAAACGTTTGGTCGAACTCACCGAAGCGGGGCTGCCACTGGTGGATGATCCCTGGGCCTGGCTGGCTGAACGGCTGGGGACCAGCATCGAGGTCACCCTCGAACTGCTGCAACGGCTGCAGACAGAGGGCGCCATCCGCCGCATCGCCGCCGTGCCCAACCATTACCGCCTGGGTTATCGACACAACGGCATGACCGTCTGGGACGTGGACGACGCAGAGATCGCCCGCCTCGGTCCGTTGATCGGTTCGCAGGCCTTCGTCAGCCATTGCTACCGTCGCCCGCGCCAGCCGGGCTGGCACTACAACCTGTTCGCCATGGTCCATGGCCGCAGCGCCGATGAAATCGAGGCCTACCGTGCCGAGATTCGGCAGCTGCTCGGCAGCGCCTGCCGGGCCGAGGATATGTTGGTCAGCAGTCGCATCCTGAAAAAGACCGGGCTGCGTGTGAGCAGCCGTCGCTAG
- the nirJ gene encoding heme d1 biosynthesis radical SAM protein NirJ translates to MLRISHYLRALARPAMPVLGARSPGASRPPVVIWNLLRRCNLTCKHCYATSADSVFRDELGTAEAFKVIDDLHEAGVRVLILSGGEPLLRDDIFELSEYAREKGFFVALSTNGTLIDERNIDQIAAAKYDYVGISIDGLEAVHDDWRQLKGSFAASMHAIDLCRQHGIRVGLRTTLTQNNYPQLPALLALMREHDVQKFYLSHLNYSGRGKRSRKADAHHQMTRDAMYQLFEQAWDDVQNGRETDFVSGNNDADAILLLQWVETHLPQHRDRLEQMLRAWGGNASGGGIANIDNIGDVHPDTYWWQHTVGNVRRQSFREIWLDNPEPLLTELRQHPRAVTGRCAECRWLSICNGNTRTRAWAEGNLWGEDPGCYLSDQEIGLPQPQCIPSIAI, encoded by the coding sequence ATGTTGAGAATCAGCCATTACCTGCGTGCCCTCGCCCGGCCTGCCATGCCGGTACTAGGCGCACGCAGCCCCGGTGCAAGCCGGCCGCCCGTGGTGATCTGGAACCTGCTGCGGCGCTGCAACCTGACCTGCAAGCATTGCTACGCGACGTCGGCGGACAGCGTGTTTCGCGACGAGCTGGGTACCGCCGAAGCGTTCAAGGTCATCGATGACCTGCACGAAGCGGGCGTACGCGTGCTGATTCTCTCCGGCGGCGAACCGCTGCTGCGCGACGACATTTTCGAGCTGTCCGAATACGCCCGCGAGAAAGGATTCTTCGTTGCCCTGTCCACCAACGGCACGCTGATCGATGAGCGCAATATCGATCAGATCGCTGCCGCCAAGTACGACTACGTCGGCATCAGCATCGACGGGCTGGAAGCGGTCCATGACGACTGGCGCCAGCTCAAGGGCAGCTTCGCCGCCTCGATGCACGCCATCGACCTGTGCCGCCAACATGGCATTCGTGTCGGCCTGCGCACCACCCTGACCCAGAACAACTACCCGCAGCTGCCTGCTCTACTGGCGCTGATGCGCGAGCATGACGTGCAGAAGTTCTACCTCTCGCACCTCAACTACAGCGGCCGTGGCAAGCGCAGCCGCAAGGCCGACGCCCATCACCAGATGACCCGCGACGCCATGTACCAGCTGTTCGAGCAAGCCTGGGACGACGTGCAGAACGGCCGCGAAACCGATTTCGTCAGTGGCAACAACGATGCCGACGCCATCCTGCTGCTGCAGTGGGTGGAAACCCATCTGCCACAGCACCGCGATCGTCTGGAGCAGATGTTGCGCGCCTGGGGCGGCAATGCGTCGGGTGGTGGCATCGCCAATATCGACAACATCGGCGATGTGCACCCGGATACCTACTGGTGGCAGCACACCGTCGGCAATGTGCGGCGCCAGTCGTTCCGTGAAATCTGGCTGGACAATCCCGAGCCGCTGCTCACCGAGCTGCGCCAGCACCCCCGGGCCGTGACCGGACGCTGCGCCGAGTGCCGCTGGTTGTCGATCTGCAACGGCAACACCCGCACCCGCGCCTGGGCTGAAGGCAACCTCTGGGGCGAAGACCCCGGCTGCTACCTCAGTGACCAGGAGATAGGTCTGCCACAACCGCAGTGCATTCCCAGCATCGCCATTTGA
- a CDS encoding CbbQ/NirQ/NorQ/GpvN family protein, with the protein MNAPENLVGMSGAPFYQSLGNEEVLFEQAWKHGMPVLIKGPTGCGKTRFVQHMAHRLNLPLYTVACHDDLSAADLVGRHLIGAQGTWWQDGPLTRAVREGGICYLDEVVEARQDTAVVLHPLADDRRELFIERTGEALKAPPGFMLVVSYNPGYQNLLKGMKPSTRQRFVAMRFDYPPAADEQRIVANEAQVDAELAAQVVKLGQALRRLEQHDLEEVASTRLLIFTARMIRSGMSPREACMACLAEPLSDDPQTVAALMDVVDVHFG; encoded by the coding sequence ATGAACGCGCCCGAGAACCTTGTCGGCATGAGCGGTGCTCCGTTCTACCAGTCGCTGGGCAACGAAGAGGTGCTCTTCGAGCAGGCCTGGAAGCATGGCATGCCGGTGCTGATCAAGGGCCCAACCGGCTGCGGCAAGACCCGCTTCGTGCAGCACATGGCGCACCGGCTGAACCTGCCGCTGTATACCGTGGCCTGCCATGACGACCTCTCCGCCGCCGATCTGGTTGGCCGTCATCTGATCGGTGCCCAGGGCACCTGGTGGCAGGACGGCCCGCTGACCCGCGCCGTGCGCGAAGGTGGTATCTGCTACCTGGACGAGGTGGTCGAAGCCCGGCAGGACACCGCCGTGGTGCTGCATCCGCTGGCGGACGATCGGCGCGAGCTGTTCATCGAGCGCACCGGCGAAGCCTTGAAAGCACCACCGGGCTTCATGCTGGTGGTGAGCTACAACCCGGGTTACCAGAACCTGCTCAAGGGTATGAAGCCGAGCACCCGGCAGCGTTTCGTCGCCATGCGTTTCGACTATCCGCCAGCGGCCGATGAGCAGCGCATCGTCGCCAACGAGGCACAGGTGGATGCCGAACTGGCGGCGCAGGTCGTCAAGCTCGGGCAGGCCCTGCGCCGGCTCGAACAGCACGATCTCGAAGAAGTCGCCTCGACCCGCCTGCTGATTTTCACCGCGCGGATGATCCGCTCCGGCATGAGCCCGCGCGAGGCCTGCATGGCTTGCCTGGCCGAGCCGCTGTCGGACGATCCGCAAACCGTCGCGGCGCTGATGGATGTGGTCGATGTCCATTTCGGTTGA
- a CDS encoding AsnC family protein has product MQIDPLSRRLIDRFQHGMPLCAEPYRAMADALECSEDEVLACLEQLESSGGLSRIGPVFEHSRAGASTLVALAVPEAQLEQVAEQINRYPEVNHNYLREHHYNLWFVLTGPDRARIDALLLQIEAETGLVPLDLPMQAAYRIDLGFPIGDAP; this is encoded by the coding sequence ATGCAAATCGACCCTCTCAGCCGCCGCCTGATCGACCGCTTTCAACACGGAATGCCGCTGTGCGCCGAACCCTACCGGGCCATGGCCGATGCCCTCGAGTGCAGCGAAGACGAGGTACTGGCCTGCCTCGAACAGCTGGAAAGCAGCGGCGGCCTGTCGCGCATCGGCCCGGTGTTCGAACACAGCCGCGCCGGCGCCAGCACCCTGGTCGCCCTCGCCGTACCCGAAGCGCAGCTGGAACAGGTCGCCGAACAGATCAACCGTTACCCCGAGGTCAACCACAACTACCTGCGCGAGCATCATTACAACCTCTGGTTCGTGCTCACCGGCCCGGACCGCGCCCGCATCGATGCGCTGTTGCTCCAGATCGAAGCCGAGACCGGCCTGGTCCCGCTGGACCTGCCGATGCAGGCGGCCTACCGCATCGACCTCGGATTTCCCATCGGAGACGCACCATGA